The sequence TCGGCGGATGGAACGATGTGGGATCTGTACGAACAGAACCTGTTAACGGAGTACCATATTTGTCAGTTTATTTTTTTCGGATTTAAGCTCGGACCTGGTTGACTCCAAAGCCTGAGCCAATGCAGCGATTTCTTTTTCAATCCCGGATTTTTGGTCGCTAAGCATTTCTGCCCTATCTGTTAGCCGCGTTCTTTCGTCTTCAACCTTGCGTATCTTTTGCAACGAATTTTCCAATTCTCGTTTCAGGCTTTGGATTTCATTTGATTTCTGACTAACGATGTTTTGCAACTCTTTTCCGGACTGTGCATGCTTAAGCAGATCTTCTTGAAGGAGTTCATTCGCGTCTGTCAGAGCAGCAACCTTAGCTTGTGCCTGAGCTAATTGAACGCCAAGGGCCTCGACTTGGGCCTGCATTTGCTGTTTCGATTCTCTGAACTGATCACGTTCCTGCTGTCGATCTTCGGCGATGCTTTGTTGGTAGTGATCAAAATGACTACGAATATCTCGGTCTTCTTGCTTGAGTTCGGCTACGGTGTCTTTTAGTTCGCTGGTACGTTTAATGGATTCATCCCGCTGAGATTCCGCTTTGACTAAGGCAATTCGCGTTTCCTCCAATGACAGGCCTTGCTGCCGGTTTTCCGTTGTTTGCTCTATGCGGATATCAGCAGCACGCTGAAGTCGTTCATGCAACGATTTCACAGCTTGAATCAGGTCGGCTGGCAGTCCATTGTGTTCGATCTCATCCACGCTGTTCGATCGCCAACGCTTTAGTAAAGGCGCGATGGTGCTTTTTACTACCAGTGCCAAGATATCTACCGGGCTGCCCTCTTCTATGGAGTCGGAGACCCTTCGGAAATATCTCAGTGCTGCGACCTCTGAAAACACGCGCAAAGCCTACCGCTCTGCCATCACGCAGTTTGAGAAATGGGGCGGACGTCTGCCGACGGACCAACGCACCGTGATCAAATATTTACTGGCTAAAGCTCAGGTATCCAGTGTCCGGACGCTGGATATACACCTCACAGCAATTAGTCAGTGGCACCGATATCAGGGGTTGGCCAATCCCGTGGATGAGCCGGTGGTGCGGAAGACAATGGAAGGTATCCGTCGATCACACGGAAAACCCAAACGCAAGGCCAGGGCTTGCCGGCTCGAGCATATCGCACGGATGGTAAGCCATATTCAGCAGTCGCCTCCTTCCAATAATTGACTCAGGACCGCTTTTTCGGTCAATCAATCGCTGGAATCAGATAAAAGAGACGTCCCTGAACGCTGGCGCGATCAACGAACTTCTTAAAAATCTCGGAACGAATTGTGGTTTTGATTTTGTAGCGGATTTAAGCAGTCACAGTTTTCGCAGAGGCTTGTCGATTTCAGCTGCGAGGGAGCGGGTAGATTTCGAGGTCCGGCCGGTAAAAGCGTTGGATTTAGCCACTTCACCCCTAAAGCATTGAAACATATAGATATTTACTTTCCAGTCTATAACGATTCCTGAAGCTGTTTAAACTGCCCCTGGATCACCGCCTTTTCCTGAAGAATCACCTTATTCTCGTCGGTCAGAAATGCCACTTTATCCTGGGCGGTTTTCAGTTCTGCTTTGGTGGTCTCCAATGCGTGGGATAACACGGCCACTTGCTTTTCGATATCAGCTTTCTGAGTGGTGAGCACGGCCATGCTTTCCGCCAATTGATCATTTTTATACTGGTATTCCCGGCAGCTTGTCACGGCTTCTTCATACTCGTGTTTTAGGTTCTGGATATCTTCTATCTTTCCCTTCAGGTCGCTATTTAGCGCCGCATTGGCCTGTTTTAATTCATCGGCATGTCGTTGTAACAGCGCATTGGAGTTATACAGCATTGCCAATCCTGTGGATGCTCCTATCGTACGAAAGACGATGGAAGGGATACGCCGTTCACACGGATCACCCAAACGTAAAGCCAAGGCGCTCCGACTTGAACATATTGCGGACATGGTTGCCCACCTTAGGCAATCGCCCAAGTCCAACAAGCAAGCCAGGGATCTTGCGCTAGTGTTAACCGGCTTTTTTGGTGCGTTTCGCCGAAGTGAGCTGGTAGGTATTGATATTGAGCATTTAACCTGGGAGCCCGAGGGGTTAATCATATCGCTGCCACACTCCAAGACGGACCAGGAGTCCGCCGGTATGGTCCGGGCCCTCCCCTTTGGAAATGAAGCTGTATGCCCCGCAAGGGCGATTAAACATTGGGTGGAAAAGGCCCGTATAGAGTCTGGCCCCCTATTTCGCCCAATAAACCGCTGGGATACAGTCAGTGACGCGCGTTTGGGTGCTGGAGCAATCAACGAGTTTTTAAAGCGTCTTGGCACGGAATGCGGGTTTGATTTCGTTCCAGATTTGAGTAGCCATAGTTTTCGTAGAGGCCTGTCCACCTCTGCAGCCAGGGAGCGAATCGATTTTGAGTTAATTAAGAAGCAAGGCGGTTGGAAAAGTGATTCAACTGTTTGGGGTTATATTGAAGAAGGGCAATTGCTCACGAATAACGCGTCCACTGTCTTGATGGAAAAACTTCAGTCTCATATGCAGTGAAAATAAATTACAATTTTGGGTTTAATCAGACGGCGATGGCTAACAAGATTAATCTTGAATCGTTAATAACCTGCCCGGAATGCGGTCATAAAAAACTCGAGACAATGCCCACCAATGCATGTCAATGGTTTTACGAGTGCGAGGCCTGCCATGCTCTGCTTCGGCCTAAGGCTGGTGATTGTTGTGTTTACTGCTTGTTCGGTTCAGTGCCCTGCCCGCCGGTCCAGAGTGATTCGTTATGCTGTAAATAGTGGCAGTCGTTTACTTTTCAATAGTTACAACGAAGCGGGTACAGCCGGTATCGGATTCAACGTGAATCGACCACCCATGGCTGCTTATAATCGATTTCGTAATGGCAAGCCCCAACCCAGCGCCCTCGCTATTCCGCTGCCTTGAGG comes from Teredinibacter turnerae and encodes:
- a CDS encoding GDCCVxC domain-containing (seleno)protein encodes the protein MANKINLESLITCPECGHKKLETMPTNACQWFYECEACHALLRPKAGDCCVYCLFGSVPCPPVQSDSLCCK